The DNA window GGCTTTCTTCCCAGTTCGAAAGGGACCGGAAGCAGATCTTCTTTTTTCTGTTTTCCCGCCCTTTTCATCCTTGCATAGATTGTGTATGCCATATGACACCTCCCAAACAATTCTTATTATTAGTTTAACGTTAATGGTGGGAATAGACAAGCGGTTATCGCAACTACTTTGTGTGGAAGGAGGGAGGAAGTAACAGTTCAGATAGGTCTGCGCATTTACTGCGCTGACCGTGCTGTCTGAACTGTTACGGGAGGAATAAGTACGCCGTCTTTCAGAGGCGTCCTCTCTTCTTAACTTAGAAACTCATATGCCGCCAGCGCCATTGCCCTGGTTGCCAGTTTGATATAGGTTTCATCCACCATGAATTGTCCGCTGTGGGCCGGGGCGAAGTTCCCCGTGCCAAGCTGCAGATAACAGGAAGGCACTTTTCGGGAATAAAAACCGAAATCTTCGGCTGTCAGCGCCTGTCGGTTTCCCGTCAACACAGCGGGCTCTGGAATCTGCTCCATGATTCCGCCGTAGAGTTCGGTGGTATACTTACCCATCAGCGACGTGACGAATTCCGTCAGGGGGCCGTCGTTGTAAATGGCCGGATAGCCGGGATTGATGTCCACGTTGCATGTTCCGCCGGTGGCCGCCGCTATCCCCGTACAAATGTCCCGAATCTGGCGGAACATGACTTCTCTTGTCTCTTCTCTCGCATTCCGCATCATGCAGAAGAGCTCGGCCCGGTCGGCCACGATATTTCCTGCCCGGCCGCCGGAAATCCGGCCCACATTCAGGGTTGACTGCTGCATGGGGCTTATGTTTCTCGACACGATGGTATTCAGCGCCATTACAATATTGGCGGCAATCTGGATCGCGTCGACTCCGTCCTGGGGCGCGGAAGAGTGAGCCGCCTTTCCGTGGACCGTGATATGGCAGCCGTCCGAGTAGGAGGTCAGATACCCGGTACCAACCAGAAACTGTCCTGGTTCGGTCGGATTTACATGCAGGCCGAAGCAGGCATCCGGCAGTTCGTCCATCAGTCCCTGTTCTATCATTCTGCGTCCGCCTCCGCCCCGTTCTTCCCCCGGCTGAAATACGAGTTTTACCCGGCCAGACCAGAAGTCCTTCATTCTGCTGAGAATTTCTCCCACGGCCAGAAGGTTGGCCGTATGCACATCGTGCCCGCAGGCGTGCATGATTCCTTCCTTTTCCGATTTAAAGGGCAGTTCTGTCTCCTCACCGATGGGCAGCGCATCCATATCCGCCCGCAGCATCAGAAGTTTTCCCGGCCTTCCGCTGTCGATACACGCCACAATACCGGGTTCCACGGGACTTTTTTCATAGGGTATTCCCATGCGTTTAAGCTCTTTTGCCACCAGTGCGCTCGTCTCGTACTCCTCAAAGGCCGTTTCGGGGTTCCGGTGAATCCTGCGCCGGATGGAGATTGTGTTGTTTTCCAGTTCGTCTGAGAGTTTTATAATTCGTTCTATCGGCTCCATAGGCCATTACCTCCTGCTGCCAGTAATATTGTAGGAATCTTGTAATAATCAACAACGAAAAGCACGCTTCGCGGACTTTTCATTGCCAATCAATAAAAAGCGGGTGCCCATGTTCAGACATCCGCTTTTTTACAGATCGTTCAGGTTGTTTACATCAACCTTTGTTGTCGGAATCCTCTGTCTAAATCATAGCAGGATTCCCTTCTAATATGCAAGGGGTAGTGGTTTTCTACGGATAAAGGATTCTGGGGATAGAGAGTTCTGGGAATAAAGCATTTCTCTCTCCCTAATACAGTCTGTTGTAAATCTCCAGAACCTGCTCCCGGTTTATCTCCACAAAATTATTGGCCATCAGCCTGCCCTGGTTTTCCATGACGGAGTCGGCAAATTCGGCCAGTTTTTCACGCGGTACGCCGTATTCATGCAGGGCCTTTTTGGGCAGAAGCAATCCCAGCAGTTTTTCCAGTTCCTCATATACCTCCCCTTCCCGGCAGTCCAAAATATTGGCCAGGAAACGGTTCAGCACGGCAATCTCTCCATCCGTCCTGCGTTCCATATAATGATTCATGACCCCTGTGAAAACAGCGTAGTTGGACTCCCCATGTGCAACGTGAAAGGCGGCTCCCAGAGGATAGCTCAGCGCATGGACCGCGGCGCAGCCTGCATTTCCGAATGCAATTCCGGCAAAGCAGCTTGCCGTCAGGAAATCATCCGTCAACTCTGTCCTGGCTCCCTCTCCTTCCTCGAGGATTTTTTTATATCCCTTCAAAATCATTTCCATTGCCTTATATCCAAAAAGCCGGGTGAACTCATTCCCCTTCGGGGACAGCGCCGACTCCACCGCATGGATTAGGGCATCAATGGAACTGGTTGCAAACACATAGGGCGGCAGCTTTTCCAACAGCTCCGGCACCAGCACTGCCTGATCCGCATACATTGCATCGTTTGCCAGTCCCTTTTTCGTTCCTTTCGAGATTAACGCAAGTATGGAGATATTGGTCATCTCGCTCCCCGTACCGCAGGTTGTAGGAACAAGTATCAGTTCCCTGGCCTTTTCGGGCCGGATTATGCCATCATAAAGCTCCGCG is part of the [Clostridium] symbiosum genome and encodes:
- a CDS encoding 4-hydroxybutyrate dehydrogenase; translation: MKAAIEEFRVRPAICKYRTAEEFAAGLELGEGDLILTNEPVYRPYFEKLKLNCDVLYQERYGAGEPSDEMVEAMARDRKGEYKRIIGIGGGTVIDIAKLFALKTLSPVAELYDGIIRPEKARELILVPTTCGTGSEMTNISILALISKGTKKGLANDAMYADQAVLVPELLEKLPPYVFATSSIDALIHAVESALSPKGNEFTRLFGYKAMEMILKGYKKILEEGEGARTELTDDFLTASCFAGIAFGNAGCAAVHALSYPLGAAFHVAHGESNYAVFTGVMNHYMERRTDGEIAVLNRFLANILDCREGEVYEELEKLLGLLLPKKALHEYGVPREKLAEFADSVMENQGRLMANNFVEINREQVLEIYNRLY
- a CDS encoding M20 family metallopeptidase, with translation MEPIERIIKLSDELENNTISIRRRIHRNPETAFEEYETSALVAKELKRMGIPYEKSPVEPGIVACIDSGRPGKLLMLRADMDALPIGEETELPFKSEKEGIMHACGHDVHTANLLAVGEILSRMKDFWSGRVKLVFQPGEERGGGGRRMIEQGLMDELPDACFGLHVNPTEPGQFLVGTGYLTSYSDGCHITVHGKAAHSSAPQDGVDAIQIAANIVMALNTIVSRNISPMQQSTLNVGRISGGRAGNIVADRAELFCMMRNAREETREVMFRQIRDICTGIAAATGGTCNVDINPGYPAIYNDGPLTEFVTSLMGKYTTELYGGIMEQIPEPAVLTGNRQALTAEDFGFYSRKVPSCYLQLGTGNFAPAHSGQFMVDETYIKLATRAMALAAYEFLS